The Nitrospira sp. KM1 genome includes a window with the following:
- the truD gene encoding tRNA pseudouridine(13) synthase TruD has protein sequence MTPEPLPYLTDGWEGIGGRARVLPEDFRVDERPLYFPCGEGEHLYVRITKRLLSTPDLIRKISSSIGMKVQAIGTAGLKDARAVTSQMVSLQGTTPDRLSRLKLDEQVLSVEVLGRHRNRLRPGHHAGNRFRLVLRDVAAHAPEAVPAVLEQLARRGVPNYFGPQRQGKEGNNFRLGAALLNDPVRRNSMSKAKRLWYLNSFQSHLFNQILARRISRLDQVLQGDWAMKHENGACFPVEDALKEQPRADRFEISPTGILFGSRVSWATGEPGDCETAVAELNGTAPEHLITASKSCGLRGERRALRVAMTDLDWTLLDSQLTLTFTLPPGAYATNVLRELMKSSAPV, from the coding sequence ATGACTCCAGAGCCACTACCGTACCTGACAGATGGATGGGAAGGTATCGGCGGGCGCGCGCGGGTATTGCCGGAGGACTTTCGAGTTGACGAGCGGCCGTTGTATTTCCCCTGCGGAGAGGGCGAGCATCTGTATGTCAGGATCACCAAGCGGCTGCTGTCGACCCCCGACTTGATCCGGAAGATCTCTTCCTCGATCGGCATGAAAGTGCAGGCGATCGGCACGGCGGGTCTGAAGGATGCGAGGGCGGTGACAAGCCAGATGGTCTCTCTTCAGGGAACGACTCCCGACCGGCTTTCACGGCTTAAACTCGATGAGCAGGTCCTTTCGGTAGAAGTCCTGGGACGGCATCGGAACCGTTTGCGGCCGGGGCATCATGCCGGTAATCGATTCCGCCTCGTTCTTCGCGATGTCGCGGCTCATGCGCCGGAGGCCGTTCCGGCCGTGTTGGAACAGTTGGCTCGCAGAGGGGTCCCGAATTATTTCGGCCCCCAACGCCAAGGGAAAGAGGGAAACAATTTCCGTCTAGGAGCAGCGTTGTTGAACGACCCCGTCAGGCGGAACAGTATGAGCAAAGCGAAAAGACTCTGGTATCTGAACTCTTTTCAATCTCATTTGTTCAATCAGATCCTGGCTCGCCGGATCAGCCGTCTCGATCAAGTTCTTCAAGGCGATTGGGCCATGAAGCACGAGAATGGAGCCTGTTTTCCGGTAGAGGATGCTCTCAAGGAACAACCGAGAGCGGACCGCTTCGAGATCAGTCCGACGGGCATCCTGTTCGGCTCCCGAGTTTCTTGGGCGACCGGAGAACCAGGGGACTGCGAAACGGCGGTCGCTGAATTGAATGGTACGGCGCCGGAGCATCTGATTACCGCGTCCAAAAGCTGCGGTCTTCGAGGCGAACGACGAGCCCTCAGGGTGGCAATGACCGATCTGGACTGGACTTTGCTGGATTCACAGCTCACGTTGACCTTTACCCTGCCTCCCGGTGCGTATGCCACCAACGTGTTACGCGAACTGATGAAAAGCTCTGCACCGGTCTAA
- the larB gene encoding nickel pincer cofactor biosynthesis protein LarB produces MNQERLERLLSRVRVGALTVAEAVDQLRSLPYEDLGFASLDHHRSIRQGFPEVIFCEGKTPTQIHAIAKALRKQHRPLLATRATPQIARLIKRLDRRAVFHRDARIVAIRDVRQRLIGRVLVITAGTSDIPVAEEVKVTAEVMGSRVEHLYDVGVAGIHRLLGRRDRLAHANVIVVVAGMDGVLPSVVGGLVSCPVIAVPTSRGYGASFGGLAALLTMLNSCAAGVGVMNIDNGFGGGCLAHRINQMKAGSGTVR; encoded by the coding sequence ATGAATCAGGAAAGATTGGAACGGCTGTTGTCCCGGGTGCGGGTTGGTGCTCTGACCGTTGCAGAGGCGGTGGACCAACTTCGATCGTTACCCTATGAAGATTTGGGGTTCGCCTCGCTCGACCATCATCGATCCATCCGTCAAGGATTCCCCGAGGTCATCTTCTGCGAAGGCAAGACCCCGACGCAGATCCATGCGATTGCCAAAGCGCTGCGGAAACAGCACCGCCCGCTATTAGCGACAAGGGCCACGCCTCAGATTGCCAGATTGATCAAACGCCTCGACCGGCGAGCCGTCTTCCACCGGGATGCGCGCATCGTGGCGATCAGAGATGTCCGCCAGAGGCTGATTGGGCGAGTGTTGGTCATTACCGCCGGGACGTCGGATATTCCCGTAGCGGAAGAGGTGAAAGTCACGGCTGAGGTCATGGGGAGCCGGGTTGAACACCTCTACGATGTGGGTGTCGCCGGCATCCACCGCCTCTTAGGACGGCGTGACCGTCTGGCTCACGCGAACGTCATTGTCGTTGTCGCCGGGATGGACGGAGTTCTGCCCAGCGTCGTGGGAGGGCTGGTCAGTTGTCCGGTCATTGCGGTACCGACCAGCCGAGGCTATGGCGCCAGCTTCGGGGGGTTGGCCGCCCTGCTGACGATGCTGAATTCATGCGCCGCCGGCGTCGGTGTCATGAACATCGACAACGGATTCGGGGGCGGGTGCCTGGCCCATCGCATTAATCAGATGAAAGCCGGTAGCGGCACGGTACGATGA
- a CDS encoding outer membrane beta-barrel protein produces the protein MPRLRFGTFIFGFMLAMVLLNDTVVRAETYVGGQVGTTFPQPLSDGNVTQHGLGDFTIADQPLKNSIMFGAKVGHYFSRAKWIGVESGLSFANPHIKEGAVTLSNSRGSATGIFPGVHQRMIIWDVATLMVRYPGYRFQPYAGIGPGLFFGKLSGPEAPPGQSATAIGLNVEGGARYYITRRWALFGEMQYHRARMAYTSNDDNPAADPFGFSATYSALTVSFGLSFHF, from the coding sequence ATGCCTCGCCTACGGTTCGGCACATTCATTTTCGGTTTCATGTTGGCGATGGTTCTCCTGAACGATACCGTCGTTCGTGCTGAGACGTACGTCGGAGGACAAGTGGGTACGACCTTCCCGCAACCGCTAAGCGACGGCAATGTGACCCAGCATGGACTGGGCGATTTTACGATCGCCGATCAACCGCTGAAAAACTCCATCATGTTCGGGGCCAAGGTCGGGCACTACTTCTCCAGAGCAAAATGGATCGGGGTCGAATCGGGCTTGTCCTTTGCCAATCCGCACATCAAGGAAGGGGCCGTGACGCTCTCCAATAGTAGGGGATCCGCTACGGGCATCTTCCCCGGCGTACACCAGCGAATGATCATCTGGGATGTCGCGACGCTGATGGTCCGGTATCCGGGCTATCGTTTCCAGCCCTATGCCGGAATCGGTCCTGGCTTATTTTTCGGAAAGTTGAGCGGACCAGAAGCTCCTCCGGGCCAGTCTGCCACGGCGATAGGTTTGAACGTGGAGGGGGGCGCACGCTACTACATAACCCGCCGTTGGGCATTATTCGGAGAAATGCAATATCACCGGGCCAGGATGGCCTATACATCGAACGATGACAACCCCGCGGCAGATCCCTTCGGTTTTAGCGCCACCTATAGCGCGCTGACAGTCAGTTTTGGCCTGAGTTTCCACTTCTGA
- a CDS encoding dimethylarginine dimethylaminohydrolase family protein — protein sequence MSRLLVCPPDFFGIEYEINPWMRRSNTVNRDQAVEQWHELMTVLEYKAGAALERMTPVSGLPDLVFTANAGIVCARTAVVSHFRYAERQKEEAYFEDWFRLHGYRILTLEREHYFEGAGDLLELAGSWFGGYRQRTDIRSFPVLSEWFHREIISLELVDSRFYHLDTCFCPLTGGEVLYYPAAFDRYGQAAIHDRVPLDKRIAVPEAEALKFACNAVCVGKHVVLPSGCPETMKRLESCGYDVHPVTLDEFMKSGGSAKCLTLALN from the coding sequence ATGAGCCGTCTGCTCGTTTGTCCCCCTGACTTTTTCGGCATCGAATACGAGATCAATCCCTGGATGCGCCGGTCGAACACGGTCAATCGGGACCAGGCTGTCGAGCAATGGCACGAATTGATGACGGTACTCGAATACAAGGCAGGAGCCGCGCTCGAACGAATGACCCCTGTTTCCGGGTTGCCGGATCTCGTGTTTACCGCCAATGCCGGTATCGTCTGCGCGCGTACGGCGGTCGTCAGTCACTTTCGATATGCAGAACGTCAAAAGGAAGAGGCCTATTTCGAGGACTGGTTCCGTCTGCACGGCTACCGAATCCTGACGTTGGAACGGGAGCACTATTTCGAGGGAGCGGGAGATCTATTGGAGCTTGCGGGCTCATGGTTTGGTGGGTATCGGCAACGTACGGACATCCGTTCGTTCCCTGTATTGAGTGAATGGTTTCACCGCGAGATCATCTCACTGGAGCTGGTGGACAGCCGGTTTTACCATCTCGATACCTGTTTTTGCCCGCTCACCGGAGGAGAAGTGTTGTATTACCCTGCCGCATTCGACCGTTATGGCCAGGCGGCCATCCACGATCGGGTCCCTTTGGACAAACGTATTGCAGTCCCCGAGGCGGAAGCCCTCAAGTTTGCCTGCAACGCCGTGTGTGTGGGCAAGCATGTCGTATTGCCTTCCGGTTGTCCGGAAACCATGAAGCGCTTGGAATCATGCGGGTACGATGTGCATCCCGTGACTCTGGACGAATTCATGAAGTCCGGAGGCTCGGCCAAGTGCCTCACCCTGGCGCTGAACTGA
- a CDS encoding TIGR00300 family protein yields MSIGKTRDEPSRARILIQAPSPKILADILRAIQPHGAAIERDCDCRCEQAPADGVFPEEFYATTHLPTQIRLQGGWVDVEPVEMDLGVVVSADLSRARTVPMGEVRRGELVVTGRAGIRVSPLQRPRERDAFSFMESQVSAERPHGHIIADVARRMKSLKDEHGKSGQNRKVLFAGGPAIIHAGGREALMWLIDAGFIHVLFCGNALAAHDMEADLYGTSLGYGLSAGRTVPHGHEHHLRTINRIRAVGSIRTAVERGVIKQGIMASCVKQGVEVVMAGTIRDDGPLPGVVTDSIRAQAAMRAAIPGVDLALLVASTLHAVATGNLLPASVPTVCVDVNPAVPTKLADRGSFQAVGLVMDAASFLRDVARELGWSS; encoded by the coding sequence ATGTCGATTGGGAAAACACGTGATGAGCCGTCGCGCGCCAGAATCCTCATCCAAGCTCCGTCGCCGAAGATCCTTGCCGACATCCTGCGCGCGATTCAGCCGCACGGTGCGGCAATCGAACGGGACTGTGACTGTCGTTGCGAGCAGGCTCCGGCCGACGGCGTCTTTCCCGAGGAGTTTTACGCGACGACCCATTTACCCACCCAGATCAGGTTGCAGGGCGGGTGGGTTGATGTCGAACCGGTGGAAATGGATCTGGGGGTCGTCGTTTCTGCCGACTTGAGCCGTGCTCGTACGGTACCGATGGGAGAAGTTCGGCGAGGTGAATTGGTCGTCACCGGAAGGGCGGGGATACGGGTGAGCCCCTTACAGCGGCCTCGGGAGCGGGATGCGTTCAGTTTCATGGAATCGCAGGTCTCGGCCGAGCGTCCCCACGGTCATATCATCGCCGATGTCGCCAGGCGCATGAAGTCGTTGAAGGATGAGCACGGGAAGTCCGGTCAGAACAGAAAAGTGTTGTTCGCCGGCGGACCAGCCATCATCCATGCGGGAGGTAGAGAGGCGCTCATGTGGCTCATCGACGCAGGCTTCATCCATGTGCTGTTCTGCGGCAATGCGCTTGCCGCTCACGATATGGAAGCCGACCTGTATGGAACATCACTTGGATACGGCTTGTCCGCCGGACGCACCGTTCCGCACGGGCACGAGCATCATTTGCGCACCATCAATCGCATCCGCGCAGTCGGAAGTATCAGGACGGCGGTCGAACGCGGTGTCATCAAGCAGGGCATCATGGCTTCCTGTGTGAAACAGGGCGTCGAGGTGGTCATGGCCGGTACAATCCGAGACGACGGCCCTCTTCCCGGCGTGGTCACCGATTCCATCCGGGCCCAGGCTGCCATGAGAGCTGCAATTCCCGGCGTCGACTTGGCCTTGCTCGTAGCGTCTACATTGCACGCCGTGGCTACGGGCAATCTCCTCCCCGCGTCGGTCCCAACCGTGTGCGTCGATGTGAATCCGGCCGTTCCCACCAAGTTGGCTGATCGAGGAAGTTTTCAAGCCGTCGGCCTCGTTATGGACGCCGCCTCATTTCTGCGTGATGTTGCCCGCGAACTGGGATGGTCTTCATGA
- a CDS encoding NAD(P)H-dependent glycerol-3-phosphate dehydrogenase encodes MSDINRIAIVGAGAWGTALAKHLSEKGLLVHLWAYEREVVDSIRSTRENRLYLPAVPLPRSLAVTNSLGEAIQDCQGILFVVPSHVARQVLQRMAPLIEAEIPVISATKGVEEDTYLLMSRVMEDVLPVPAHRKLMVLSGPSFASEVGRGQPTALCLAGGDAQLVSRFQAAFMTSSLRVYADSDMIGVQLGGALKNVMALAAGVVDGLELGFNTRAALITRGLAEMVRLGTAMGADARTFYGLSGVGDLVLTCTGTLSRNHSVGARLGKGEKLDTILGNMHAVAEGVRTARAALGMARRARVEMPIVQEINAVLFEGKSCRRAVSDLMERVAKPEKGLP; translated from the coding sequence ATGTCTGATATCAATCGCATTGCAATCGTCGGAGCCGGGGCGTGGGGAACGGCGCTCGCCAAGCATCTTTCTGAAAAAGGGCTCCTGGTCCATTTGTGGGCGTATGAGCGGGAAGTGGTTGACTCCATCAGGTCCACGCGTGAGAACCGGTTGTACCTTCCGGCAGTTCCGTTGCCGAGGTCCTTGGCCGTCACGAATTCATTAGGGGAAGCGATCCAAGATTGTCAGGGCATTCTCTTTGTGGTGCCCTCTCATGTCGCTCGCCAGGTTTTGCAGCGGATGGCGCCGCTCATCGAGGCCGAGATCCCCGTCATCAGCGCGACCAAAGGAGTCGAAGAGGATACGTATCTGCTCATGTCTCGCGTGATGGAGGACGTTCTGCCGGTACCGGCCCATCGGAAGTTGATGGTGTTATCCGGACCGAGCTTCGCGTCGGAAGTCGGACGCGGACAGCCGACGGCGCTCTGTCTGGCCGGAGGCGACGCCCAGCTCGTCAGCCGGTTTCAGGCAGCATTCATGACATCATCATTGCGTGTCTATGCCGACAGCGACATGATCGGTGTGCAGCTGGGAGGAGCGTTGAAGAATGTCATGGCTCTGGCCGCCGGCGTTGTCGACGGCCTTGAGCTCGGATTCAACACACGAGCCGCCTTGATTACGAGAGGTCTCGCCGAAATGGTTCGTCTGGGAACGGCCATGGGCGCCGATGCCAGAACGTTTTACGGACTATCCGGGGTCGGCGACCTCGTCCTGACGTGCACCGGGACATTAAGCCGCAATCATTCGGTCGGCGCGAGGTTAGGCAAGGGAGAGAAACTCGACACCATCCTCGGTAACATGCATGCGGTGGCCGAAGGCGTGCGAACAGCCAGAGCGGCCTTGGGCATGGCCAGACGGGCGCGAGTCGAGATGCCGATCGTTCAAGAGATCAATGCAGTACTCTTTGAAGGCAAGTCCTGCCGACGGGCCGTCAGTGATTTGATGGAACGCGTCGCCAAGCCTGAGAAGGGTCTGCCATGA
- the larC gene encoding nickel pincer cofactor biosynthesis protein LarC: MGTHLHFDCFSGISGDMTLGALVDVGMPFRDLVGGLKRLGVSGFRLTKRRVHREALHATKVNVQITSAMRSPLSLRSIHKILSRSRLSERVKQQSRVVFDRLAESEGHAHRVPKAHVHFHEVSVLDSFVDIVGALIGCEALDVTRVTSSAVNVGSGTLQSAHGTLPVPGPAVADLSRGIPIYSAGPARELATPTGIALLRTLTTEFGAMPPIIPSAVGYGAGDAEPEGWPNVLRVLLARESLQRGRLHDMVVSIETNLDDLNPQIYEHIVERLFDRGALDVTLTPVIMKRGRPGIVLTCLAGQEHVERMLDIVFSDTTALGVRVQPVARQILPRRFVSVPIRGGTVRVKIGTVDRGTAKGVPEYADCKRIAVRTGRPVKVVMEEAAASYASFRRSGKVHA, encoded by the coding sequence GTGGGAACGCATCTCCATTTCGACTGCTTTTCCGGCATCAGCGGCGACATGACGCTAGGGGCGCTGGTTGACGTGGGCATGCCGTTTCGCGACTTGGTCGGCGGCTTGAAGCGTTTGGGGGTGTCGGGATTTCGCCTTACCAAGCGAAGAGTGCATCGGGAGGCCCTGCACGCCACGAAGGTCAATGTGCAGATCACTTCTGCGATGCGGTCGCCGCTGTCGCTACGGAGCATCCACAAAATTCTTTCCCGCAGCCGGTTGTCCGAACGCGTGAAGCAACAGAGCCGAGTGGTATTCGATCGCCTGGCAGAATCCGAAGGTCATGCTCACCGTGTCCCGAAGGCCCATGTGCATTTTCATGAGGTGTCGGTGTTGGACTCCTTCGTCGATATTGTCGGGGCCCTCATTGGCTGCGAGGCGCTGGATGTGACTCGTGTGACGTCCTCCGCTGTCAACGTAGGTAGCGGGACGCTTCAATCCGCTCACGGTACCCTGCCGGTGCCGGGACCGGCGGTTGCCGACCTCTCCAGGGGCATCCCGATCTACAGCGCCGGCCCTGCCAGGGAACTGGCGACGCCTACGGGCATCGCGCTGTTGCGTACACTGACGACCGAATTTGGCGCGATGCCGCCCATCATTCCTTCCGCCGTGGGATACGGTGCCGGCGATGCGGAGCCCGAGGGATGGCCGAATGTGCTGCGTGTGCTCTTGGCCCGGGAGTCGCTCCAACGAGGTCGGCTGCACGACATGGTCGTGTCGATCGAGACGAATCTCGATGACCTCAATCCGCAAATCTACGAGCACATCGTCGAACGGCTGTTCGACCGGGGAGCGTTGGACGTCACGCTCACACCCGTCATCATGAAGCGCGGGCGACCGGGTATCGTGTTGACCTGTCTTGCCGGACAGGAGCATGTCGAACGGATGCTGGACATTGTCTTTTCCGATACTACGGCATTGGGAGTGCGGGTTCAGCCGGTCGCCAGACAGATTCTGCCTCGCCGATTTGTATCGGTGCCGATTCGCGGTGGCACCGTCCGGGTCAAGATTGGAACAGTCGATCGTGGAACGGCCAAGGGTGTGCCCGAATATGCCGACTGCAAACGGATCGCCGTACGCACCGGCCGTCCGGTGAAAGTCGTGATGGAAGAAGCGGCGGCTTCCTATGCGAGTTTTCGCCGGAGCGGAAAGGTTCACGCGTGA